Genomic segment of Mucilaginibacter sabulilitoris:
GGAATAAGTTAACAGGACTTTCGTGGAACTCATAATTGCATATGATGAGTGTGTCTATGCTTGACTTGATATCCATTGCGCTGGTATCGCATAGAATCTTTATACCTGCTCCGGTGGTAACTTTTTTATCTGCCGTGGGTGCAGCAATTTGAACTTCATACTCATCGTTCGACCCTGAATCTTTGAGAAATATGTTGGTAGTGGTAAATACATCAGAAGGACCCACAAAATCCATAAGCATACGACCTGTCATCGCAACGATTACGACCTTTTTTTTCTGCTTTGTATGATCGGATATTAAAACCTCATCTTTCATGACAACAAATTTACGAGTTGATTTAGTTGTCTCAAAGGACATAAATAGCGCACTTTAGGCCATTTTGAGTTTTTTATAATTATTCTTCATTCAAAGAAATATAAATAAATAAATATTTGATTATCAAATATTTAAAATCATAAACTAAATAATGTTGTGTCGAAAAACACCTCAGTTTGCTCCGTCGAAAACTTAACATTTAAAGATTCGCGACCACTTGGAATTAGAAATTCCAGCAAAACATAAATAACTTTGCCCCATACTAATCGGTATGGAAATGTCCAAAGCAGAGTTAACCAGGATTGAAATTCTTAGAAAAGCCTTTGACTTGATTTATCAAAAAGGGTATCAGGCGACGAGCATTGATGAAATACTGGCAACATTGCAGGTAACGAAAGGAGCATTTTATTACCATTTCAAAAGTAAGGAAGAAATGGGCATTGCGCTTATTTCGGATGTCATGCACAAGGAGCTTTGGCCTGCCGTAAAAAAATCTATCGGTACTACCAAAGATTTTAGAAAAAACCTTTATAAGATGCTGAAAGACCTTCTTATTGATCATCCTGTTCTGAATAGCGAATATGGTTGTCCTTCGGTAAACCTTATCCAGGAAATGGCACCGTTAAATGAACGTTTTCGTAAAACACTTAAAAAGAATTTAAGTGAATGGCAGAAACTTATCGAGGATGAAATCGTCAGGGCTCAGGGTGCAGGTCAATTAAGTGCAGATCATGATCCACGGAATATTGCCTTATATGTGATCACTTTATACCATGGTGCCCGGAACATGGGCAAAGTGCTTGGCAAGTCTTATTATGCTACTTTTTTGAAAGAGTATGACAAATATCTTCACTCGTTAAAATAACAGGCATATGCTAACATTTCTATCATGACCATTCAAATATCCTGTCCAAAAACATACTATGTGGTATGTTATTTTACTTTCTCTGATCACTTGACTATGCTATCCTTTGATAACTATTTTAAATACTTATCACTTGAACCGAATACGCTAATGAAACCGACTATTACCACCATATTTTTAAATTAATGCCACAAAGAAATTATAAACCGCTTATATGGGTGCTCACCATCGCTATCAATGGTTTGATAACGCTTGCCTTTTTCCTGCCTAAAATCTCTTCATTTAAGGGGCATGATTTTTCAAAGCTGCCGCTCCTTAACGCTATTTTAAACGGTTTAACCTTTCTTGCATTAATGATTGCGCTATACGCAATACGCCGGAAAAAAATACGCATGCACCGAACATTTGTATTTCTTGCGTTTTCTTTTACTTCGATTTTTCTGTTTTCCTATTTACTCTATCATTTTTCCACGCCATCAACCAGGTATGGCGGTGAAGGTTTACTTAGGGCTGCTTATTTTTTCATTTTAGTCACACATGTTTTTTTAGCTGCCCTGATTGTGCCACTTTCACTATTGACAATGGCATTCGGATTAAACAATCAGCTAATCCGGCATCGCAAAATTGCCCGATGGACCATGCCGATCTGGTTGTACGTCAGCGCTACCGGGGTAATTGTATACTTACTTATTTCGCCTTATTACCATCATTTAACAGGATAGCAATGCCATGGATTTCACATAGAAGCTATCGGTGAATTTGGTTCACTCTTTTTATCACACATTTCTAACATATCAAATCAATTTTTATGAAAAAGAATCTGTTACATGGAATGATAATTCCAGCTATTATATTTTCTTCCTGTACATCGGGGAATCAGCAGGCGCAGAACACGACTGCACCTGAAGTACCGGTGACCATCGTAAACCAGACCGATGCGGTGGTCTATAATGAATATCCGGCGAAATTGGAAGGCCAGACCGATGTGGAGATTCGTTCGCAGGTCAACGGCCTTCTGGAAAAAATATTCGTAGAAGAAGGAACATATGTCGAAAAAGGAACACCACTGTTCCAGATTGATGCACGCCCTTTCCAGGAAGCATATAACAACGCCCAAGCCGAATCATTAGCGGCGAAGGCAGACGTGGCAACGGCAAGAATTGAGGTGGAAAAGCTTACGGCACTTGTACAAAATAAAGTGGTCTCTACTTATCAATTGCAAACCGCGCAGGCAGCATATGATGCTGCGGCGGCGCGTGAAAGGCAAGCGCTAGCAAAAGCCGGAAATGCCAAAATCACACTGGGCTTCGCAACCATTAAAGCTCCGGTGAGCGGTTATATTGGTCGCCTCGGGAAGAAAACCGGCAGCCTGGTGGCTCCGTCGGACGCACAACCGTTATCTTACTTGTCTGATAACAGGGAAGTGCATGCTTACTTTTCTGTTGGTGAAGCTGATTTTGTCGCCTTTAAGGATGGTTTGAAGGGTACTTCTATTGCTGAGAAATTAAAAAACGCCTCAGCAGTGACCATGGTACTTTCCGGCGGTACAGCTTATCCGCAAACCGGTAAACTGGATATGGTGGATGCCGCATTCGATAAATCCACTGGTGCAATTACTCTACGGGCAACGTTTCCGAACAAAGACGGTTTGCTTCGTTCCGGGAACTCAGGCAGAATTAAACTGGGACTTAAACAGACTGACGTTATTGCAGTGCCACAGGCAACTACTTTTGAACTGCAGGACAAAACCTTTGCGTTTATAGTAGATCAAAGCAACCAGATCCGTCAAGTCGCCTTAACCATTTCGGGTTCAACTGATAATATGTATTACATCTCCGGCGGTCTGAAAACAGGTGACCGTTTGGTATTGAAAGGCCAGGAATCCCTCAAAGATGGCATGCCTGTTAAAGCTGAAATATCTAACGCAAAAATGGCCAGCAACTAACACCCTCAAATTATTACACCATGTTAAAAGTTTTTATCGATAAGCCGGTTATCGCCACGGTGGTCTCCATCATGCTGGTAATTCTCGGTGCGGTAGGCCTTATGGGGCTACCCATTCAACAATTCCCTGATATAGCTCCCCCTGTGGTACAGGTGTCAGCTAACTATCCCGGTGCAAATGCAGAAACGATGGTACGCGCGGTAGCGCCGCCATTGGAGGAAGCAATCAACGGGGTTGAAAATATGACCTATATGAGTTCCACCTCGAGCAACGATGGAACATTAACGATTTCAGTTTACTTTAAATTAGGAACTGATCCGGATCAGGCAGCGGTAAATGTACAGAACCGGGTATCATCGGCAACCGGGCTTTTACCGCCGGAGGTGGTTCAGGCAGGTATCACCACGCAAAAAGTCCAGAATTCGCTTATTATGGCCATTAACCTGATGAGTGATAGGCCTAAACTGTATGATGCAACTTATCTGACCAACTACGCACAAATCAATATCATTCCCGAACTTAAACGTATTCAAGGCGTTGGCCAGGTGACTTTTTATGGCAGCAACAAAGATTACTCCATGCGTATATGGCTTAATCCGGCACAAATGGCCGCTTACAACATTACTCCAACGGAGGTGATGGCAGCCGTCAAAAGCAAAAATCAGGAAGCAGCCCCCGGAAGATTTGGTGAGTCAAGCAACCGTTCTTTTGAGTATGTACTTAAGTATCCCGGAAAATATACTAAGCCGGAGGATTATGGAAATATGATCATCAGGGCGAATGCTGATGGCAGTATGTTAAAGCTCAAAGATGTTGCAAAGGTTGAACTGGGTAGCTATACTTACAGTTTGCTCAATACCGTAAACGACAAACAAAGTGTTCTTTTCCAAGTCATCCAATTGCCCGGCTCTAATTCAAGGGATATACAGACCAAGGTAGCTGAGTTTCTAAAAAAAGCGGAGAAGGATTTTCCACCCGGAATTAAACAGCAGATACTTTACAATACCAAGGATATGCTGGATCAATCCATTGACCAGGTGGAGCATACTTTAATTGAAGCCTTCATCCTCGTTTTTATTGTGGTTTATCTATTCCTGCAGGATTTTCGTTCCACATTGATTCCTGCGATAGCGGTACCTGTGGCCCTTATCGGTACTTTCTTTTTTATGTCTGTCTTTGGGTTTTCCATCAATCTGCTGACCTTATTTGCGCTTGTACTCGCCATCGGAATTGTGGTGGATGATGCTATCGTGGTCGTGGAAGCCGTACATTCCAAATTAGAGCATCGGAACATGACACCAAAGAAAGCCACGATGGCTGCCATGCATGAGATCACCGGAGCGATCATTTCCATCACACTGGTCATGGCTGCTGTATTTCTTCCGGCCGGTTTCATGAAAGGTTCAGCTGGTGTGTTTTACCGTCAGTTCGCGTTTACCCTTGCCATTGCTATTGCCATATCTGCCCTGAATGCGCTAACCCTTAGCCCGGCTTTATGTGCCTTATTATTGAAAGATGTGAATCATGATCACCGCGAAAAGCCAACAACTTTCAAACAGCGATTTTTCTTTGCTTTTAATAAAGGATTTGAGACCGTGACCGGTAAGTATGTCGGAGCTGTAAAAAAAATGATCCAGTTCAAATGGCTCAGTATGGGTGGACTGGTGTTGATTGTTCTGGTTACCGGATGGCTTATTCGACGGACGCCGACCGGCTTTATTCCATCCGAGGATTTAGGCTTTATCGCCATCTCGGTGAATCTTCCGCCAGGATCTTCTATGAACAGAACACAGGCATTTCTGGATGAAGCGGCTAACAAAGTAAGAGATATGAAAGCAAAATTTGCTTTCAATGAAGTAGCAGGTTTCAATGTATTGACCAGTTCAACGAGCCCATCTTCCGGTGTAGCGTTTTTCAGGATGAAAAAAGATGGTGAACGCGGTGATATGAATGATGTTGGGGCGAATATAGCTGAACTGCAAAAGCGCCTCAATACGATAAAGGGTGCCCAATGCTTCGTGTTTTCTTTTCCGACTGTACCAGGGTTCAGCAATGTAGATGCGCTTGATTTTGTGCTGGAGGATAAGGCAGGCGGAAAGCTGGATAAATTTGGTGGAATCGCAAACCGCTTTATTGCCGAATTGATGAAGCGCAAGGAAATCGCTGTTGCGTTCACGACATTTCGTGCTGATTACCCTCAATATGAAATGGTCCTGGATCATGAAAAGATCGAGCAGCTGGAGGTTGACGAAAAGGATGTACTAAGCACCATGCAGGCCTATTTCGGTAGTGCGCAGGTTTCCGATTTTAACCGTTTCGGTAAGTATTACCGGGTCATGGTGCAGGCGGAGCAGGAAGAACGTGCCGATCCAGCCTCTATGAATCAAATTTATGTAAAGAACAAGACGGGTGACATGGTACCTGTTAAAACGATGATCAGGTTAAGAAGAGTGTATGGCCCGGAAGCGATTACTCGTTACAACCTCTTTAATTCAATCGGTGTCAATGCGGTGCCAAAACCAGGCTATAGTACAGGAAGTGCTATCCAGGCCGTTCGCGAAGTAGCCGCAAGCCAGCTGCCCACAGGTTATTCATTCGAATTTTCCGGGATGACAAGGGAGGAAATTTCTTCCGGCGGCCAATCGGTGATCATTTTTGTTCTCTCTCTTTTATTCGTTTACTTCTTATTATGCGCCCAGTATAACAGCTATATTCTTCCACTGGCGGTAGTACTTTCCGTGCCGACCGGTATTATCGGAGTTTTTATAGCAATTGGGCTGACCGGCATCGATAATAATATTTATATCCAGGTAGCCCTTGTAATGCTGATCGGATTGCTGGCAAAAAATGCTATTCTAATCGTTGAATTTGCAGTGCAACGCAGACATGCCGGCCACACCCTGGTGGCATCGGCACTGGAAGCTGCCAAACTTCGGATTCGACCGATCATTATGACTTCCATTGCATTCGTGGCAGGTATTTCCCCCATGATGCGGGCTACCGGGCCATCTGCTATGGGTAATCATTCCATTAGCATCGGCGCGGCCGGGGGGATGTTAGGCGGAGTTGTCCTGGGTTTATTTATTATACCGGTTCTGTTTGTGGTTTTCCAGGCCCTGCATGAAAAAGTCTCAGGAAATAAAGTCCATTCGGAACCCGAGTCTAAACTGGTATTAGAAGCGGAAGCAGTCAATTAAAAAGCACTCAAATATTTAAAATATTCAATGAAAAACTATAATCGAATCATCTTTATTACCGGGTTGCTTTTTACGGTTGCAGGGTGCAAAATCTCTAAAGATGTACAGGCACCCAAACCGGAATTGCCGGTTACCTTTAATGGTGTGGCAGTGAAAGACACCATAGGTATAGCTGCGCTGCCATGGAAAAGCTTTTTCCATGACGAAGTATTACAGCGGCTGATCGATAGTGCCCTTGTAAAAAACTTTGACATGCGTATCGCGTTAAAAAACATAGAAGAAGCGCAGCAGGTTGTCAGACAATCCAAGTGGAACAATGTACCTACTGTGAACTTCAATGCGACGGCCAGCACCAGTATTCCTTCAAAATACAGTCTCAATGGTTTGACCGCCAGCCAGTTTTTAGGTTCCAATCATATAGAGGATTATGCTGCCGGAGCAAACCTTTCCTGGGAAGCTGATATCTGGGGAAGGATTCGTAATACCAATAAAGCGGCGCTTGCTGTTTATCTGCAAAGCAATGAAGCAAGGAAAACCTTGCAGACTGATCTTGTTGCCAACGTGTCCAAAGGTTATTTCAATCTCCTCATGCTGGACGAACAGCTTCGGGTCGCGCAGCGTAATATGGCCTTAAGTGACAGTACATTGCACATCGTAGGTGTGCAATACAATTTCGGGCAGGTTACCTCCCTCGCTGTTCAGCAAGCGCAGGCACAGCAGCTGACAGCGGCAGAACTTGTTCCGCAATTGGAACAGGAGATCGCATTACAGGAAAATGCACTGCAGATCCTTGCGGGCCAACTGCCGGGCACTGTCCAACGACACGCCATCCTTGATGAAATCAGGTTCCCTATAGAACTTTCAACAGGCATTCCCTCGGTTATGGTCCGTCAAAGACCGGATGTCAAAAGCCGTGAGTTAGACTTAATCATCGCTAACGCGAAAGTAAGTATCAATAAGGCTCAAATGTATCCTGAACTTCGGATTACGGCCAGCGGAGGTGTCAATGCGCTGAAAGCCAGCGACTGGTTCAATATTCCCGGCTCACTCTTTGGCATAGTCGGCGCGAGTGTCCTTCAGCCATTGCTGCAGCATAAGGAATTAAGTACCCAGTATAAATTAGCCGGTATCGAGCGGGAGAAAACCGTTATACTTTTTCGGCAAACCGTATTAAAAGCAGTTGGTGAGGTATCAGACGCGATGGTAAAGATCGAGAAATTAAAAGATCAGGACCTTATCGTAGCTAAACGGGTTGAAACACTTCAGCAGGCGACTGCAAATGCCCATTCACTTTTCAAAAACGGCATGGCGAACTACCTGGAGGTAATCACAGCACAAGGAAACGTGCTGCAAAGCGAGCTTGAATTAGCATCCGTAAAACGGCAGGAACTATCCGCAATTGCTGATCTGTACCGCAGCCTGGGTGGCGGGACTAATTGATTGAAGATTACTTATAAAGTGAATATGAAAATGATTTATCATTCGTGGTGGAAGGCGATGGCGCTGTTGCTGGTGTTTTCCTCAATTTTTACAGGTTTGCTGCTGCCGGTGCCGCGTCTGGCCATATTACATGAAACCATACGCAATTTATATTTCCATGTCCCCATGTGGATGGGCATGCTAACTGTTTTTATCATATCGGTTATCTGTAGCATCAATTATTTGCGAACCGGTAAACAGGAATATGACCTGGCTTCTACTGAATGTGTAAAAACGGGCTTGTTTTTCTATGTGATGGGATTGATCACCGGAATGATTTGGGCGAAGTTTACCTGGGGTGATTATTGGAGTAATGATCCTAAGCAAAACAGCGCAGCGATCGGTTGTCTGCTTTATTGCGCCTATCTGATCCTTAGAAATTCCATTGAGGAAGAACAGAAACGCGGGAAGATAGCAGCCATTTATAACATTTTCGCATTTCCAATAATGGTGGTTTTAATATTTATTCTACCACGAATGACTGATTCGCTGCATCCGGGCAGCGGGGGGAATCCCGCTTTTGGGAAATATGATCTGGACAATGGCATGAAGGTCGCGTTTTACCCGGCCATGTTGGGATGGAGTTTGGTCGCCGTCTGGATCGCTACCCTCCGTTACCGGATGCAGCTGATCGATTATAACCAAAATCAAATTTCTTAATAATTGGCAGGCCTGCGATGTTAACGCTATAGGCCATTTTACGAATAACCATGAAAAAAATCACTACCCTGTTCTTATTGCTTTTGAGTGCGATTACCGCCTTTGGACAGAGCAGACAAGAGATCGATATGGCAGATGCCATGCGAAAAAATGGTAAAATATGGGTCGTTGTAGCAACTATAGCCATATCGTTTGCCGGCCTGGCCATATATCTGATACGGATTGACAGGAAGCTGAAGCGTATGGAAAGGGTACAAAACGATAATGAACAGCATAAATCAATTAACTATAAAATCAAAGTCTTATGATACAAGATGAATTAAGAAAACAAACAACCTCAGCGCATCAGCAATTAGAAAAACTGGTAGTCGCCCGGTTAAAAGCTATTCGCAGCAACCAGGATTACGCCAATCTTCTGAAAATATTTTATGCCTATTTTAATCGCCTGGAGGAAGCGATCAAGCCATACATTTCCGCTGAAGTTCTGCCAGACTATGCAGATCGGAGAAACGCGGTCAGCCTTGCCAATGATATTGTTTCCCTTGGATCAGCAATAACAAAGTTGCCGAAGGTGACTATCCCTGTAATTGACAGCACGATTAAAGCCCTCGGTGCATTATATGTAATGGAAGGTTCTGTAATGGGTGGTACAATTATTATCCAGATGCTCGCGAAGCACGGGGTTACAGAAGGTGTTTCATTTTTTAGTGGGTATGGTTCGGAAACCGGTGCTAAATGGGCATCCTTTGCATCAGTACTCGACCGTTATATTCATGAGGATTTCGGGCAGGAAGCTATTGAGTCGGCAAACCAAACTTTCTCAAATTTTGCAAATGTTTTCCTGCAATACGAAAACAGGAACTTACAACTAGGATAGTCCCATCTTTCCTCACCCTCAAATTGGTAAATTAATGGAATTGTTAATCCTAAAACGAACATAAAACCTATGACCAGACTAACTTATCGGGTTGAGGAATTAAGTGCAACCAGTGGTTCTATCATTTTTGAATGGAAAAAGATTCATCTGTCTATTCCCGTTTACACTATCAAATATCGACCTTAAAATGGACATAGACTAAAATACCCAGCACTTCCATTATCTAATTAACATTACTGATTTAAATTTAGAATACAATGAAAACAAAAGTAAGCTTAGATGAAAACTCCAAATCTAGAAGAACTTTTTTAACAAATATGACAGCAGCCATTACAGCAATTTCGCTATCTCCAATTTCGTCCTTTTCCCAATCTTTAAATTTGCCAAATAGAAACGCACAGAATGGAAAGTTGACGCTAGGGATGGTAGTTTTCGAGGGATTCGAGTTACTAGACGCTTTCGGACCACTTCAAATGTTCGGTATCCTACGGGATAAAGTATCGATTGTCATTATTGGAGAAAAAGGAGAAACCGTTAAAAGCAATGCCGGGCCTGTATTGAAACTAGATTATACTTTTTCAACCGCGCCTAAGATTGATATCGTAATGATTCCAGGGGGTATAGGAACACGGCGTGAGGTTAACAACGAAGCATTTTTAACTGCTTTTAAAGCACTTGCTGATGCAGCACCTAAAGTAGCAACTATTTGTACAGGTTCGGCAGTTCTTGCAAAAACCGGACTTTTAGACGGTCATAAAGCAACAACAAACAAACTTGCTTATGCTTGGGCGACCAGCCAGAGCGATAAAGTCGGTTGGATTCCAGAAGCAAGATGGGTAGAAGATGGCAAGTTCTTCACATCATCAGGGATATCAGCGGGCATTGATATGGCGCTCGGGCTTATTGCAAATATGTTTGGGAAAGACACCGCAGTTAGGGTCGCGAACGTAGCTGAATACGTATGGAATGATGATCCGCTTAACGATCCGTTCGCAAAAATGAATGGACTTATTAAATAAAAAACGTCAGCATTTTTTTCCCCTAGATAGTTTCTTATAGATTCTGCATTAAAGAAATTGAGCTTTTTCGCCGAATTCACTGATGACTTTGACGTAGCCTTTAAGCTGGTCATTGATACTGAATTTCTTACCAAATGGTAATGGTTAAATGCCTGGCACTCCTGAACTTTGAGCAAATTAAAAGTTATGAATAACAGAAAAGTTTTGCTTACCGGGGTGACAGGTTTTTTAGGCTCACACACGGCGATACAGCTATTAAATAAGGGGTACGAAGTAATTGGAACAGTACGGGCTAAGAATAGAATCAATTCTATCAGAAATGTGATTGCTGCCCATACCGACCAGAACCATAAACTCAGTTTTGTAGTAGCTGACTTAAGCGACAAGGAAATTTGGACAGAACTAACCCAAGGCGTGGAATTTGTACAGCATGTCGCGTCTCCATTTCCAAGGGAATTGCCTAAACATGAAGATGAGTTGATCGTTCCTGCTAAAAACGGAACATTAAATATTTTAAACGCCGCGGCAGCAAACAACGTCAAACGCGTGGTGATGACTTCATCGCTGGCAGCGATAGCATATGGGAAATCTAAAGAGGAATTTGATAAAGTATTTAATGAAAATGACTGGACGGATATAAACCAAAAAAAAGATATTACACCTTATTTAAAGAGTAAAACTATTGCTGAAAAAGCCGCCTGGGATATTATCCGAGATACCCCATCTACTTTAGAATTGGTAACCGTATGCCCCGGTGCTATACTCGGGCCTGTGATTGAGCAAGATTTTGGCACCTCCGCGAATATTGTCATTTCCTTATTAAATGGCAGTTATCCAGCAATACCGAAAATTGGGTTTGACATTGTTGATGTACGTTCCGTCGCTGATTTGCTGATCAGGGCAATGGAAATACCAAAAGCAGCTGGCAACAGGTATATCGCCGCATCAGAATATTTGACAATGAAAGAAGTTTCCGGCATATTAAAAGAGCACTATCCCGAACGAAAAATACCTACTGCAGAATTTCCTAATTTTGTAACCAGAGTGATTGCTATGTTTCGGCCTGAGCTAGAACCCGTATTGCTCGAAATGAAAAGGAGAAAAACAGATATAAGCAAGGCCATAAATGAACTGCAATGGCAGCCTATATCCGCGAGGGAAGCGGTAGTCGCCTGCGCAGAAAGCGTTTTAGAACATAAAATAGTGATCTAATGGAAAATTTAAAGTCAGCTTTAGCCTTTGGAGGCATTTTGGCCCGTGAGGACATAGATGCACTATCTTTAAATTTCAGGTATCGTAAAGTAAAAGCCGGCGAGTATGTACAGGAGCTTCACGAAGTAGCCTGTGATATCATCTTCATCAATAATGGCATTTTAAGAATTTTGGGTATAGATGCAGATGGGAACGACGTCACAAAGCATTTTGTGCGTGAAAATCAGTTTTTTGCTAATTTGGAAAGTTACTACACCAAACTGCCAGCCACTGAAGCCATACAATCGGTAATAGCCAGCGAGATTTATACCATTACCTTAATAACGTTCGAAAGACACCTCAAGGAAATTCCCAATTTGTTCATATTCTTCAAAAGCGTTAGCGAAGCTACGTTGCTAAACAAAATTAAAGACAACGACTTTTTGAATTTTGGTGATGCAAAAACGAAATACCTGGAATTAATGAAACGCTACCCCGTGCTAGTGCAGCAGGTTCCCCAGCAGTACATTGCATCTTATTTGAAAATTACCCCGCAGTCGTTGAGCCGTATCAGGAAAGAATTATCCCATAATTAAATATTTGCTCCTTAGAAATTACGGGCGGCATGCTTAATCATTGCCTTTAATTTCAATTTTTTAGATTTATGGGGGTTAGGCTAATAAATTGTCTTTATGATCCTTTCAGTTCCCACTAGCAAATCCTCTATTTCAGAAGCGCTGGGCGCCTTTTTTGTGTTTTTAACACAAAGATCGCGCAGGTCTATAAGGTATTGAATTTGCCTTCCTGTTCCAAAATCATATACCTCAGCTTTTTGTAATAATTCATTATAATCCTTCAATACCGGGTTTTTCTTAGGCAACTTAAGATCATACTTGGCCCGAAGGGTTTCAAAGTGCTGTTGAATAATAGCGCTGCAAACACCACCGGCAGAACGGGCGAGTCCGTTTTTGGCAAGTTCATTTGCCGCGACAAGCATCTTATCAAGCAAATCAGCTTGTAATATTTCGCTTATTTCCGTTATTGTACTTTCCAGGCGAACAGTTACCGAATCGAAAATATTGAGCTGTTGCTGAACTAAAGGAATTACATCGACTGGCCCGACAATTACTTTTTTATCAAATCCGGATGTAACAAACGTATTTCTAAGATAATCCTCTATGGTATAATTTTCCTTTTTTATTTCCTTACGGGTCTTAGGTACTTCATACAGTGCCATAAAATCATTAAGCCGAAGCGGTAGAAATCACCTGATGACGATTTGGGCTTCTGAATACCAGGCCTGATAGGTATTACTAAAAATGGGCAATGATTTTTTGAAAGTCTCAAAATCCTTTTTCAAGTTATTTGTAAAATGAGCTTCCATTTGCTCAGGATAAACTTCAACCTGAATGGCATTAACAAGATTCACTCCCTGATTACGAAGTCTTTTAATATCGATAGCAAGTTGTTCCGTTTGTTTCATAGGCAGCTAATTTAGCGAGGTATATAATCAACACCAATGAAATTTTATCGTTTGAATGCTATTAGAGAGATTACTGCTGTAAATCAAGAGCATATTTTTTCCAAAAATGTCATGAAGATATTTTCGTACTGAAACGCTGGATCAATATTTCAAATCCATACCTCATGAAAATTACACAAATGGCCTAAACTGTATAATTTATGTCCTTTGAGACAGCCGCAATAAGTACTAAGTTTGAGTTATGAATCAAGACATTGCATATCCAGGCAAAAAGCGTGTCATCATTATAGCCATGACGGGCAACATGTTACTTAATTTTTCGGGTCCGACGGACGTATTTATCACCGCTGATACATATTTGCAAAATTGTGGTATTAGTAATGGTTATGATGTTAAAGTAGTTGCCCCCACTTCAAACAAAAAAGTAGATACAGCTGCCGGGGTTAGCATTAATTGTGAAAGCTGGATAGCAGATATTCAAGGGTGTATTGACACCCTGATCATAGCAGGAAATGATTCCAGAGAGGCAAGCCAGATGGGCCTGATTGAGTTTTATAATTGGTTATCTACCAGAAATGAACAAAA
This window contains:
- a CDS encoding TetR/AcrR family transcriptional regulator, giving the protein MSKAELTRIEILRKAFDLIYQKGYQATSIDEILATLQVTKGAFYYHFKSKEEMGIALISDVMHKELWPAVKKSIGTTKDFRKNLYKMLKDLLIDHPVLNSEYGCPSVNLIQEMAPLNERFRKTLKKNLSEWQKLIEDEIVRAQGAGQLSADHDPRNIALYVITLYHGARNMGKVLGKSYYATFLKEYDKYLHSLK
- a CDS encoding DUF420 domain-containing protein; this encodes MPQRNYKPLIWVLTIAINGLITLAFFLPKISSFKGHDFSKLPLLNAILNGLTFLALMIALYAIRRKKIRMHRTFVFLAFSFTSIFLFSYLLYHFSTPSTRYGGEGLLRAAYFFILVTHVFLAALIVPLSLLTMAFGLNNQLIRHRKIARWTMPIWLYVSATGVIVYLLISPYYHHLTG
- a CDS encoding efflux RND transporter periplasmic adaptor subunit is translated as MKKNLLHGMIIPAIIFSSCTSGNQQAQNTTAPEVPVTIVNQTDAVVYNEYPAKLEGQTDVEIRSQVNGLLEKIFVEEGTYVEKGTPLFQIDARPFQEAYNNAQAESLAAKADVATARIEVEKLTALVQNKVVSTYQLQTAQAAYDAAAARERQALAKAGNAKITLGFATIKAPVSGYIGRLGKKTGSLVAPSDAQPLSYLSDNREVHAYFSVGEADFVAFKDGLKGTSIAEKLKNASAVTMVLSGGTAYPQTGKLDMVDAAFDKSTGAITLRATFPNKDGLLRSGNSGRIKLGLKQTDVIAVPQATTFELQDKTFAFIVDQSNQIRQVALTISGSTDNMYYISGGLKTGDRLVLKGQESLKDGMPVKAEISNAKMASN
- a CDS encoding efflux RND transporter permease subunit codes for the protein MLKVFIDKPVIATVVSIMLVILGAVGLMGLPIQQFPDIAPPVVQVSANYPGANAETMVRAVAPPLEEAINGVENMTYMSSTSSNDGTLTISVYFKLGTDPDQAAVNVQNRVSSATGLLPPEVVQAGITTQKVQNSLIMAINLMSDRPKLYDATYLTNYAQINIIPELKRIQGVGQVTFYGSNKDYSMRIWLNPAQMAAYNITPTEVMAAVKSKNQEAAPGRFGESSNRSFEYVLKYPGKYTKPEDYGNMIIRANADGSMLKLKDVAKVELGSYTYSLLNTVNDKQSVLFQVIQLPGSNSRDIQTKVAEFLKKAEKDFPPGIKQQILYNTKDMLDQSIDQVEHTLIEAFILVFIVVYLFLQDFRSTLIPAIAVPVALIGTFFFMSVFGFSINLLTLFALVLAIGIVVDDAIVVVEAVHSKLEHRNMTPKKATMAAMHEITGAIISITLVMAAVFLPAGFMKGSAGVFYRQFAFTLAIAIAISALNALTLSPALCALLLKDVNHDHREKPTTFKQRFFFAFNKGFETVTGKYVGAVKKMIQFKWLSMGGLVLIVLVTGWLIRRTPTGFIPSEDLGFIAISVNLPPGSSMNRTQAFLDEAANKVRDMKAKFAFNEVAGFNVLTSSTSPSSGVAFFRMKKDGERGDMNDVGANIAELQKRLNTIKGAQCFVFSFPTVPGFSNVDALDFVLEDKAGGKLDKFGGIANRFIAELMKRKEIAVAFTTFRADYPQYEMVLDHEKIEQLEVDEKDVLSTMQAYFGSAQVSDFNRFGKYYRVMVQAEQEERADPASMNQIYVKNKTGDMVPVKTMIRLRRVYGPEAITRYNLFNSIGVNAVPKPGYSTGSAIQAVREVAASQLPTGYSFEFSGMTREEISSGGQSVIIFVLSLLFVYFLLCAQYNSYILPLAVVLSVPTGIIGVFIAIGLTGIDNNIYIQVALVMLIGLLAKNAILIVEFAVQRRHAGHTLVASALEAAKLRIRPIIMTSIAFVAGISPMMRATGPSAMGNHSISIGAAGGMLGGVVLGLFIIPVLFVVFQALHEKVSGNKVHSEPESKLVLEAEAVN